A window of Panicum virgatum strain AP13 chromosome 8K, P.virgatum_v5, whole genome shotgun sequence contains these coding sequences:
- the LOC120643388 gene encoding protein HEAT INTOLERANT 4-like isoform X3, producing MEHSPRERDLSVQEDLWLSAFPIGTEWESIDKIKEFNWNFENLEKTLEEGGKLYGKTIYLFVSTEPQLLDVNGEVKVVLIPFVVAVDCPFPPSDKIDIYSFQTGKEEIVPMKEMKMAWVPYVPVRTGLAELKAWKQKYSLSVAPSGRLRELTILATPCPVS from the exons ATGGAGCACTCCCCCCGGGAGAGGGATCTG TCTGTTCAGGAGGATCTGTGGTTGTCTGCTTTTCCAATTGGGACTGAG TGGGAAAGCATTGATAAGATAAAGGAATTCAATTGGAACTTCGAAAATTTAGAG AAAACACTAGAGGAAGGGGGAAAACTTTATGGGAAGACAATTTATTTGTTTGTAAGCACTGAGC CACAGCTATTGGATGTTAATGGTGAAGTGAAGGTGGTACTTATTCCGTTTGTAGTTGCT GTAGACTGTCCTTTTCCTCCATCAGATAAAATTGACATATATTCGTTTCAAACGGGAAAAGAAGAAATAGTACCAATGAAAGAGATGAAGATGGCATGGGTTCCTTATGTTCCTGTCAGGACCG GGTTGGCAGAATTGAAAGCTTGGAAACAAAAATATTCGCTCTCTGTTGCACCCAGCGGAC GTCTGAGAGAGTTGACAATTTTGGCTACTCCATGCCCTGTAAGCTGA
- the LOC120643388 gene encoding protein HEAT INTOLERANT 4-like isoform X1 — protein sequence MEHSPRERDLSVQEDLWLSAFPIGTEWESIDKIKEFNWNFENLEKTLEEGGKLYGKTIYLFVSTEPQLLDVNGEVKVVLIPFVVAVDCPFPPSDKIDIYSFQTGKEEIVPMKEMKMAWVPYVPVRTGTVALFMLNNICSLLFSLLISLLFPATLKLIILFTLILLCLQGWQN from the exons ATGGAGCACTCCCCCCGGGAGAGGGATCTG TCTGTTCAGGAGGATCTGTGGTTGTCTGCTTTTCCAATTGGGACTGAG TGGGAAAGCATTGATAAGATAAAGGAATTCAATTGGAACTTCGAAAATTTAGAG AAAACACTAGAGGAAGGGGGAAAACTTTATGGGAAGACAATTTATTTGTTTGTAAGCACTGAGC CACAGCTATTGGATGTTAATGGTGAAGTGAAGGTGGTACTTATTCCGTTTGTAGTTGCT GTAGACTGTCCTTTTCCTCCATCAGATAAAATTGACATATATTCGTTTCAAACGGGAAAAGAAGAAATAGTACCAATGAAAGAGATGAAGATGGCATGGGTTCCTTATGTTCCTGTCAGGACCGGTACTGTTGCGTTATTTATGTTGAACAATATTTGTTCCCTTTTGTTTTCATTGCTTATATCCTTGCTTTTTCCTGCTACATTGAAACTTATTATTTTGTTCACCTTGATATTGCTTTGCCTACAGGGTTGGCAGAATTGA
- the LOC120643388 gene encoding protein HEAT INTOLERANT 4-like isoform X4, with amino-acid sequence MEDLWLSAFPIGTEWESIDKIKEFNWNFENLEKTLEEGGKLYGKTIYLFVSTEPQLLDVNGEVKVVLIPFVVAVDCPFPPSDKIDIYSFQTGKEEIVPMKEMKMAWVPYVPVRTGTVALFMLNNICSLLFSLLISLLFPATLKLIILFTLILLCLQGWQN; translated from the exons ATG GAGGATCTGTGGTTGTCTGCTTTTCCAATTGGGACTGAG TGGGAAAGCATTGATAAGATAAAGGAATTCAATTGGAACTTCGAAAATTTAGAG AAAACACTAGAGGAAGGGGGAAAACTTTATGGGAAGACAATTTATTTGTTTGTAAGCACTGAGC CACAGCTATTGGATGTTAATGGTGAAGTGAAGGTGGTACTTATTCCGTTTGTAGTTGCT GTAGACTGTCCTTTTCCTCCATCAGATAAAATTGACATATATTCGTTTCAAACGGGAAAAGAAGAAATAGTACCAATGAAAGAGATGAAGATGGCATGGGTTCCTTATGTTCCTGTCAGGACCGGTACTGTTGCGTTATTTATGTTGAACAATATTTGTTCCCTTTTGTTTTCATTGCTTATATCCTTGCTTTTTCCTGCTACATTGAAACTTATTATTTTGTTCACCTTGATATTGCTTTGCCTACAGGGTTGGCAGAATTGA
- the LOC120643388 gene encoding protein HEAT INTOLERANT 4-like isoform X2 encodes MEHSPRERDLEDLWLSAFPIGTEWESIDKIKEFNWNFENLEKTLEEGGKLYGKTIYLFVSTEPQLLDVNGEVKVVLIPFVVAVDCPFPPSDKIDIYSFQTGKEEIVPMKEMKMAWVPYVPVRTGTVALFMLNNICSLLFSLLISLLFPATLKLIILFTLILLCLQGWQN; translated from the exons ATGGAGCACTCCCCCCGGGAGAGGGATCTG GAGGATCTGTGGTTGTCTGCTTTTCCAATTGGGACTGAG TGGGAAAGCATTGATAAGATAAAGGAATTCAATTGGAACTTCGAAAATTTAGAG AAAACACTAGAGGAAGGGGGAAAACTTTATGGGAAGACAATTTATTTGTTTGTAAGCACTGAGC CACAGCTATTGGATGTTAATGGTGAAGTGAAGGTGGTACTTATTCCGTTTGTAGTTGCT GTAGACTGTCCTTTTCCTCCATCAGATAAAATTGACATATATTCGTTTCAAACGGGAAAAGAAGAAATAGTACCAATGAAAGAGATGAAGATGGCATGGGTTCCTTATGTTCCTGTCAGGACCGGTACTGTTGCGTTATTTATGTTGAACAATATTTGTTCCCTTTTGTTTTCATTGCTTATATCCTTGCTTTTTCCTGCTACATTGAAACTTATTATTTTGTTCACCTTGATATTGCTTTGCCTACAGGGTTGGCAGAATTGA